From Nerophis lumbriciformis linkage group LG39, RoL_Nlum_v2.1, whole genome shotgun sequence, one genomic window encodes:
- the six3b gene encoding homeobox protein SIX3b, with amino-acid sequence MVFRSPLDFFSASRLLLPHLADHGSPGRSPEDAPASFAPFSLPGLCFSAAQIASVCETLEETGDIERLARFLWSLPVTADGRDSISEHESVQRARAVVAYHSGSFRELYRILETHRFTRASHGKLQAMWLEAHYREAEKLRGRPLGPVDKYRVRKKFPLPRTIWDGEQKTHCFKERTRGLLREWYLQDPYPNPGKKRELAHATGLTPTQVGNWFKNRRQRDRAAAAKNRLQHHRLRSDRPLSAGGCSPDLSAERADGETLHSVTDSDSDLEV; translated from the exons ATGGTGTTCAGGTCCCCTCTCGACTTCTTCTCCGCCTCTCGCCTCCTCCTGCCGCACCTGGCGGACCATGGCTCGCCCGGACGCTCCCCGGAGGACGCCCCGGCCTCCTTCGCGCCCTTCTCCCTGCCGGGCCTCTGCTTCTCGGCGGCGCAGATCGCCAGCGTGTGCGAGACCCTGGAGGAGACCGGCGACATCGAGCGCCTCGCCCGCTTCCTCTGGTCGCTGCCGGTGACGGCGGACGGCCGCGACTCCATCTCGGAGCACGAATCCGTGCAGCGCGCCCGGGCCGTGGTGGCCTACCACAGCGGCAGCTTCCGGGAGCTCTACCGGATCCTGGAGACGCACCGCTTCACCAGAGCCTCGCACGGCAAGCTGCAGGCCATGTGGCTGGAGGCGCACTACCGGGAGGCGGAGAAGCTCCGGGGGCGGCCCCTGGGCCCCGTGGACAAGTACCGCGTCCGGAAGAAGTTCCCCCTGCCCAGGACCATCTGGGACGGCGAGCAGAAGACGCACTGCTTCAAGGAGCGCACCCGCGGGCTGCTCCGGGAGTGGTACCTGCAAGACCCTTACCCCAACCCCGGCAAGAAGCGGGAGCTGGCCCACGCCACCGGGCTGACGCCCACGCAAGTCGGGAACTGGTTCAAGAACCGGAGACAGCGGGACCGAGCCGCGGCCGCCAAGAACAG GTTGCAGCACCACCGGCTGCGGTCTGACCGTCCACTGAGCGCGGGCGGCTGCAGTCCCGACCTGAGCGCCGAGCGTGCGGATGGCGAAACTCTTCACTCAGTAACAGACAGTGACTCCGACTTGGAGGTGTGA